Proteins found in one Streptomyces sp. CB09001 genomic segment:
- a CDS encoding penicillin-binding transpeptidase domain-containing protein: MPDAPHLASPHLTPPRRRRPRNGVRAVAAVGVVLAIAAGGSYAAGFGPFARGDDGPDPAALKQARAFLADWAAGRLPGAAGRTTEPGKAQEVLQSFTAGLDIEKPKLTAADDGVKEAEDGTLGIPFTARMPVTGLGTWTYESELPLREQDDGSWKVDWRLSLVHPRLSETEKFRLEREESAPPKVTDREGVPLVGAEYPSLSPLLGRLAGDAGGGGPRGAVELVDRTTGETVRTEASFGKEPDPATADRPVRTTLDAGWQSAAEQALGEADGKNASLVALRVDNGEVLALANSPSSGFNRAASGTYAPGSTWKIVTSSALLLKDAVAPDDVVDCPKYLTVGKEFHNVETSEHPGATFRKDFTESCNTAFISLRGKLDDGELGKVARTYFGVGQEWHVGIPTYDGSVPAPKDETEKAASMIGQGRVQANPLIMASVTATAVSGEFHQPSVTAGNEDGTRTEPLPDEVVTQLRGLMRATVTDGTARVLADLPGEIGAKTGTAEVSDDQDNNGWLVAHRGNVAVAVVVEEGVTGGGSAGPIVHSLLSAVPEDPS, from the coding sequence ATGCCTGACGCTCCTCACCTGGCCTCTCCCCACCTCACCCCGCCCCGCCGCCGCAGGCCCCGCAACGGTGTGCGGGCCGTCGCCGCCGTGGGTGTCGTCCTCGCGATCGCCGCGGGCGGCTCGTACGCCGCCGGGTTCGGCCCCTTCGCGCGCGGCGACGACGGACCCGACCCCGCCGCGCTGAAACAGGCGCGCGCGTTCCTCGCCGACTGGGCCGCCGGGCGCCTGCCGGGCGCGGCCGGACGCACCACCGAGCCCGGCAAGGCGCAGGAGGTGCTGCAGAGCTTCACCGCGGGACTCGACATCGAGAAACCGAAGCTGACGGCGGCGGACGACGGCGTGAAGGAGGCCGAGGACGGCACCCTCGGCATCCCCTTCACCGCGCGGATGCCGGTCACCGGCCTGGGCACCTGGACGTACGAGTCGGAGCTGCCGCTCCGCGAGCAGGACGACGGCAGCTGGAAGGTGGACTGGCGGCTGTCGCTGGTGCACCCGCGGCTGAGCGAGACGGAGAAGTTCCGCCTGGAGCGCGAGGAGAGCGCCCCGCCGAAGGTCACGGACCGCGAGGGCGTCCCGCTCGTGGGCGCCGAGTACCCGTCCCTGTCCCCGCTGCTGGGGCGGCTGGCCGGTGACGCGGGCGGGGGCGGCCCGCGCGGCGCGGTCGAGCTGGTCGACCGGACCACGGGCGAGACCGTGCGCACCGAGGCGTCCTTCGGCAAGGAGCCCGACCCGGCGACGGCGGACCGGCCCGTGCGCACCACCCTGGACGCGGGCTGGCAGTCGGCCGCCGAGCAGGCCCTCGGCGAGGCCGACGGCAAGAACGCCTCCCTGGTCGCGCTGCGCGTCGACAACGGCGAGGTCCTCGCCCTCGCCAACTCGCCCTCCTCCGGCTTCAACCGCGCCGCCTCCGGCACCTACGCACCCGGCTCCACCTGGAAGATCGTCACCAGCAGCGCCCTGCTGCTCAAGGACGCGGTCGCGCCCGACGACGTCGTGGACTGCCCCAAGTACCTGACGGTGGGCAAGGAGTTCCACAACGTGGAGACCTCCGAACACCCCGGCGCCACCTTCCGCAAGGACTTCACCGAGTCCTGCAACACCGCCTTCATCAGCCTGCGTGGCAAGCTCGACGACGGGGAGCTGGGGAAGGTCGCGCGGACCTATTTCGGGGTCGGCCAGGAGTGGCACGTCGGCATCCCGACGTACGACGGGTCGGTGCCGGCGCCCAAGGACGAGACGGAGAAGGCGGCGTCGATGATCGGGCAGGGCCGGGTCCAGGCCAACCCCCTGATCATGGCGTCGGTGACGGCCACCGCGGTGTCCGGGGAGTTCCACCAGCCGTCCGTCACCGCGGGCAACGAGGACGGGACCCGCACCGAACCGCTGCCCGACGAGGTCGTCACCCAGCTGCGCGGGCTGATGCGGGCCACCGTCACCGACGGCACCGCGCGCGTCCTGGCCGACCTGCCGGGCGAGATCGGCGCCAAGACCGGCACCGCCGAGGTCTCCGACGACCAGGACAACAACGGCTGGCTGGTCGCCCACCGGGGCAACGTGGCCGTCGCCGTGGTCGTCGAGGAGGGCGTCACCGGCGGCGGCTCGGCGGGACCGATCGTGCACAGCCTGCTGTCGGCCGTACCGGAGGACCCGTCCTGA
- a CDS encoding LysR family transcriptional regulator, translated as MAVAEESHFGRAAARLGMAQPPLSQRIRRLEKELGVRLFERTSRQVTITEAGTLLLAEARELLARAEALRTAARRIRDGESGLLRAALSPDISGETVAALLADFRRRHAGLELELHELTTAQQLAGFAAHELDVGLIHHPCDVTGLELGPVLRRDLGVLLPRGAPQTELDAVPLAALTGYDLVLFPRADAPAVYDDLLTACARGGYTPAAVRHGQGASFVRGLVLSSGAVALGPRDTRLVSPGDQDLVWRPLAGAPPAWRHSAAWPKGRGDAAVGAFADAATHALRTTAGAHSEAPARPLHLRPASEYWL; from the coding sequence GTGGCTGTTGCAGAAGAGTCACACTTCGGGCGTGCCGCCGCCCGGCTCGGCATGGCCCAGCCGCCCCTGTCGCAGCGCATCCGGCGGCTGGAGAAGGAGCTGGGCGTCCGGCTCTTCGAGCGCACCAGCCGGCAGGTGACGATCACCGAGGCGGGCACGCTGCTGCTCGCCGAGGCCCGTGAGCTGCTGGCCCGCGCCGAGGCGCTGCGGACCGCGGCGCGCCGCATCCGGGACGGCGAGAGCGGTCTGCTGCGCGCCGCCCTGTCCCCCGACATCTCCGGCGAGACCGTCGCCGCGCTGCTGGCCGACTTCCGCCGCCGGCACGCGGGGCTCGAACTGGAGCTGCACGAGCTGACCACCGCCCAGCAGCTCGCCGGGTTCGCCGCCCACGAGCTGGACGTCGGCCTCATCCACCACCCGTGCGATGTCACCGGCCTGGAACTGGGCCCGGTGCTCCGCCGCGACCTCGGTGTACTGCTGCCGCGGGGCGCGCCCCAGACGGAGCTGGACGCCGTGCCGCTCGCCGCCCTCACCGGCTACGACCTGGTCCTCTTCCCGCGCGCCGACGCGCCCGCGGTCTACGACGACCTGCTCACCGCCTGCGCCCGGGGCGGCTACACTCCCGCCGCGGTACGGCACGGCCAGGGCGCGAGCTTCGTCCGCGGCCTGGTCCTGTCGTCCGGGGCCGTCGCCCTCGGCCCCCGCGACACCCGGCTCGTGAGCCCCGGCGACCAGGACCTGGTGTGGCGCCCGCTGGCCGGGGCCCCGCCCGCCTGGCGGCACTCCGCGGCCTGGCCCAAGGGGCGTGGCGACGCCGCCGTCGGCGCCTTCGCGGACGCGGCCACCCACGCCCTGCGCACCACGGCCGGCGCCCACTCCGAGGCACCCGCCCGGCCCCTGCACCTTCGCCCGGCATCGGAGTACTGGCTTTGA
- a CDS encoding PHB depolymerase family esterase — MRSFRDRDRDRAGSPVGDPVGDPVGDPGPALRARRWAGGLALVLVLPLAGCATDAGSGRPEAAASSGPSTTATATATATGSGTGSGAGSGTATAAPEVRARLRVDGDTRQYLLHRPPAPAADGPRPLLVAFHGRGADAAELRAKTRLERAATARGMLVAFPEGLGHGWGAGTRATKQRPDPGLDVRFTEALIEHLVRTERADPRQVYVAGFSNGGSMALRMAAERPALLAGAASVSGQLPTGDAAVEPTGPVPVMVVYGADDPVRPLAGLPSPPPDPEEPILPTRSARDSAAAFAAAGGAGEPVTRAEKGYDRTVWRLGNEAPGGSRRPGGTVQLLVVDDAGHTWPGSTVPPPEGFGPVSKALDATDTILDFLTGPGR; from the coding sequence ATGCGCTCCTTCCGTGACCGTGACCGTGACCGCGCCGGTTCCCCCGTCGGCGACCCCGTCGGCGACCCCGTCGGCGACCCTGGCCCCGCGCTGCGTGCCCGTAGGTGGGCCGGCGGGCTCGCCCTCGTCCTCGTCCTCCCGCTGGCCGGCTGCGCCACCGACGCCGGCTCCGGCCGTCCGGAAGCGGCCGCGTCGAGCGGTCCGTCCACCACCGCCACCGCCACCGCCACCGCCACCGGCAGTGGCACGGGCAGTGGCGCGGGCAGCGGTACGGCCACCGCGGCGCCGGAGGTCCGCGCCCGGCTCCGGGTGGACGGCGACACCCGCCAGTACCTCCTGCACCGGCCCCCCGCCCCGGCCGCCGACGGCCCGCGGCCCCTCCTCGTCGCCTTCCACGGCCGCGGCGCCGACGCCGCCGAACTGCGGGCGAAGACCCGGCTGGAGCGGGCCGCCACCGCGCGCGGCATGCTCGTCGCCTTTCCCGAGGGCCTCGGCCACGGCTGGGGCGCGGGCACACGGGCGACGAAGCAGCGCCCGGACCCCGGCCTGGACGTGCGGTTCACCGAGGCGCTGATCGAGCACCTGGTCCGCACCGAGCGGGCCGACCCCCGTCAGGTCTACGTCGCCGGGTTCTCCAACGGCGGCTCGATGGCGCTGCGCATGGCCGCCGAACGCCCCGCCCTGCTGGCGGGTGCGGCCTCGGTCTCCGGCCAGCTGCCGACGGGTGACGCCGCGGTGGAGCCCACCGGCCCCGTCCCGGTCATGGTGGTCTACGGCGCCGACGACCCCGTACGGCCCCTCGCGGGCCTGCCCTCCCCGCCGCCGGATCCCGAGGAGCCGATCCTGCCGACCCGGTCGGCCCGGGACAGCGCGGCGGCGTTCGCGGCGGCCGGGGGCGCGGGTGAGCCGGTCACGCGGGCGGAGAAGGGCTACGACCGGACGGTGTGGCGGCTCGGGAACGAGGCTCCCGGCGGCTCCCGGCGGCCCGGCGGCACCGTGCAACTCCTCGTCGTCGACGACGCCGGTCACACCTGGCCGGGCTCGACCGTGCCCCCGCCCGAGGGGTTCGGCCCCGTCAGCAAGGCCCTCGACGCCACCGACACGATCCTCGACTTCCTCACCGGCCCCGGCCGCTGA